One window from the genome of Elephas maximus indicus isolate mEleMax1 chromosome 8, mEleMax1 primary haplotype, whole genome shotgun sequence encodes:
- the TFPI2 gene encoding tissue factor pathway inhibitor 2, whose amino-acid sequence MEPAGPMGLLILPLLLLGTALRGAAQAPAGNNAEICLLPPDEGPCRARIPSYYYDRYTQSCHQFMYGGCEGNANNFETLAACDEACWRIEKVPKICRLEVSEKQCKGSREEYFFNLSSMACEKFTSGGCQSNENRFPDEATCTEFCAPKRSPSFCYSPKDEGLCSANVTRYYFNPRHKICEAFTYTGCGGNDNNFVSMQDCKQVCTKALKKKKKIQKPLFANRRPQIRKRQF is encoded by the exons ATGGAGCCTGCTGGCCCGATGGGGCTGCTGATTCTGCCGCTGCTCCTGCTGGGGACTGCGCTGAGGGGTGCTGCCCAGGCACCGGCAG GCAATAATGCGGAGATTTGCCTGCTGCCCCCGGATGAAGGGCCCTGTCGAGCCCGAATCCCCAGTTACTACTACGACAGGTACACGCAGAGCTGCCACCAGTTCATGTATGGGGGCTGCGAGGGCAACGCCAACAATTTCGAAACTCTGGCGGCCTGTGATGAAGCTTGCTGGAGGATAGAGA AAGTTCCCAAAATTTGCCGGTTGGAAGTCAGTGAGAAACAGTGTAAAGGGTCCAGAGAAGAGTATTTCTTCAACTTAAGTTCCATGGCATGTGAAAAATTCACATCTGGTGGGTGTCAAAGCAATGAGAACCGGTTCCCGGATGAAGCTACTTGTACGGAATTCTGTGCACCAAAGAGAA gTCCATCATTTTGCTACAGTCCAAAAGATGAGGGACTGTGCTCTGCCAATGTGACTCGCTATTATTTTAATCCAAGACACAAAATCTGTGAGGCCTTCACCTATACTGGCTGTGGAGGAAATGACAATAACTTTGTGAGCATGCAGGACTGCAAGCAAGTTTGCACAAAAG ccttgaagaagaagaagaagattcAAAAACCTCTGTTTGCCAATAGAAGACCACAGATTCGGAAGAGGCAGTTTTAA